The following coding sequences lie in one Arachis stenosperma cultivar V10309 chromosome 5, arast.V10309.gnm1.PFL2, whole genome shotgun sequence genomic window:
- the LOC130981206 gene encoding alkane hydroxylase MAH1-like: MAILFLILPIILLFLHVLHRRRCCRTPLLIDWPILGMLPQVLSNLCHIHDFATNVLRQKGGTGEFMGPWFTKVNYMVTSDPMNVHHIMSKCFDNYVKGPEFREIFQAFGDGIVTADSESWRYLRTMHHFLLRQQSFETTVEKTFQEKVQNSLLPILDHAWLHGNVLDLQDVFSRLMFDETCIMVLGYDPKSLSIEFPLVEVEKAFDEFEESIFYRHIVPRSVWKFQEWLQIGEERKMTKACKVFDQFLYSCIATKRQELHECNKSSGDDLLGAMMMMGEEKGKMVHDDKFLRDAAFNLFVAGRDTITSALTWFFWLVATHPLVEAKILEEIEKVFGADVGKKREILGMEDVKKLVYLHGALCEGLRLFPPVPIERKQSLKRDTLPSGHCVNPNSIILLFTYAMGRFEEIWGKDCLEFKPERWISEKGETIHVPSYKFISFNAGPRTCLGKDLSFFQMKMVASTILRNYRIQVVENHPTIPAHSIVLLMKHGLKVMITKRQF; the protein is encoded by the coding sequence ATGGCCATATTGTTCCTCATTCTACCAATAATTCTCCTATTCCTACATGTTCTTCATCGCAGAAGATGTTGTAGAACACCTCTGTTGATAGATTGGCCAATCCTTGGCATGTTACCACAAGTCCTTAGCAACTTGTGCCATATCCATGATTTTGCAACAAATGTTTTGAGACAAAAAGGTGGCACCGGTGAATTCATGGGGCCATGGTTCACCAAAGTGAACTATATGGTCACCAGTGACCCCATGAATGTTCATCACATAATGAGCAAATGCTTTGACAACTATGTCAAGGGCCCAGAGTTTCGCGAGATCTTCCAAGCTTTTGGAGACGGTATTGTGACTGCAGATTCAGAGTCATGGAGATACCTTAGGACCATGCATCATTTCTTGCTCCGGCAACAGAGTTTTGAGACGACGGTGGAGAAAACCTTTCAAGAGAAGGTTCAGAATAGCTTGCTTCCGATACTTGATCATGCATGGTTACATGGAAATGTtttggatcttcaagatgtGTTTAGTCGATTAATGTTCGACGAGACATGCATCATGGTTTTAGGATATGATCCTAAGAGTCTCTCAATTGAGTTTCCATTGGTGGAAGTTGAGAAGGCTTTTGACGAATTTGAGGAGTCCATATTCTATAGACACATAGTGCCAAGAAGTGTTTGGAAGTTTCAAGAATGGCTTCAAATTGGTGAGGAAAGGAAGATGACTAAAGCATGCAAAGTTTTTGACCAATTTCTATATTCATGCATTGCAACAAAGCGCCAAGAGTTACATGAATGCAACAAAAGTAGTGGTGATGACTTGCTCGGTGCTATGATGATGATGGGTGAAGAAAAGGGCAAAATGGTCCATGATGATAAGTTTCTAAGAGATGCTGCATTCAATCTTTTTGTAGCTGGAAGAGATACCATAACTTCAGCTCTTACATGGTTCTTTTGGCTTGTTGCTACACACCCATTAGTCGAGGCAAAAATTCTTGAAGAAATCGAAAAAGTTTTTGGCGCTGATGTAGGAAAAAAACGCGAAATTTTAGGGATGGAGGATGTGAAGAAGCTAGTTTACCTACATGGTGCTCTATGTGAAGGTTTGAGGCTATTTCCACCTGTTCCTATTGAACGTAAACAATCATTGAAACGTGACACACTTCCGAGTGGTCATTGTGTTAATCcaaattcaattattttgtTGTTTACTTATGCAATGGGAAGGTTTGAAGAGATTTGGGGAAAAGATTGCTTGGAGTTCAAGCCAGAGAGATGGATTTCAGAGAAAGGAGAAACAATACACGTTCCATCTTATAAGTTTATTAGTTTTAATGCAGGTCCAAGGACATGCTTGGGTAAAGACTTGTCTTTTTTTCAAATGAAAATGGTGGCATCTACTATTTTGCGCAATTATCGTATACAAGTGGTGGAAAATCATCCTACTATCCCAGCTCATTCCATTGTGCTTCTTATGAAGCATGGCTTGAAGGTTATGATAACAAAAAGACAATTTTAA